The following DNA comes from Henckelia pumila isolate YLH828 unplaced genomic scaffold, ASM3356847v2 CTG_461:::fragment_3, whole genome shotgun sequence.
CAAAATCTCAGCCCTTGCGAAGGTTCTTCTTCCTCTAACATAGGCGATTATATATAAAGCCCTTTTTTTTCTTCTCACGTTTAGTTTGTTTGCGATTTTCAGAACACTTCAAGTGTTGTGCTTTTGTCTATTTGCCCATGTTCTCCGCCGTCGAACAAGCTAATGACGTACATTTCTTGCACATCTGGCATCGGGGCCAGTTATTATAATGGCCATTTCTTGCGATTTTCAGAACCGTTCATATGAAAAATTGCCgctagaagaagaagaaaacgcCATTAATAATAATCAAGTTCCAGGAAATTCACTAGGATCGCCGCCGCTGCCAGGAGGACTCAGCAGGCAAATTTTAGGTGATCCCTCTaatttgtttcaaggaatgcatTCGAATCTCCTAAACTCCATTCATCAGATGCCAAACGAGGCAGCTTTATGGGCTACTGGTCGATGAGAAAATTAACTATTTGTATGACTTTACGAATCAACCTGAAGGAGTCCATGATATATCTATTACATTTtgttaattgattattatttCATTAAGACATTTTTTTAGGGAAAGAAATATTAGTAAAACCCCATTACTAGTTAGACTTTATTGGTCTTGTACGTAAGAGGGTTAAACATATATTGGTCATAATAATGATCACATGACAAATTGAATTAGATTAACCCTAATGATTTGTACGTTGGTTTGTTAAGAATCTGAATAATTATTTCCCAGTAATCATTAGGGTTAACGCGCATTCTTGTTTGTTTTTATAGTTTGTTCGATAAATTGTTGTTTACCCATTTTCATAATTTGTAAATAAGTtcatattaattgttattattattatatagttttatatttgatgataatcacatttgttatattttttattttgcaaATACAAGAAAATTCAGAATAATTAAAAGCAGTGGGTCGTATGCATTCCAGAAATTGTGGTATCTTACATTGAACGATGTCAGGTATCTATCAATTATTAGTaatattgttaattatttgttttttgaatttattaaaaattattatattaaaacgTATGATTGTCATACTTTACAGAGATGGAAGAAAGCAGTGGGGATGATCAGTCATACATCCCTCAAGTTGAAGATGATCGAAAGCCAAATATTGGAAGGAGATTCGAATCATTGGATGATGCATATTCGTACTATACCCAATACGCACGAGAATCTGGATTTAGTGCGAGAATTAGCAATAGTAAGAAAAGTAAGAAGACGAGTGAAGTTATTTggaaaaaatttgtatgctttaAGGAAGGGAAGACGGATGAAGTTCGATGGAGTAAAGAGGCAAATAGTGATAAACCAAGACAAAACAGAGCTCGTCGAGATATTCGATCTGGATGTAAGGCAAAGATTTCAGTTGTGAAGAAACAAACTGGTACGGGATAGATGATCAGTACTTTCGTAGAAAATCATAATCATCCACTTGCTACTCCTTCGAAGGTCCATTTGTTACGTTCACATCGCAGTGTTTCTGTATCAAAGAAAGCACTAAGTCAACAATTTGCAGAAGCCAATATCTCAACTTGTCAACAAATGCGAATATTTGAGATAGATCATGGAGGGACAGAGAACGTAGGTTGTACAGAAAGAGATTTGAGAAACTATCAGAGAAGTTTAAGGGAGGAGCACATGGGGATGGATGCTGAAACATTTGTTGATTTTTTGCAATCTGAGAAAGAAAAGTGTTCAacttttttctttgattatgagaCGGACTCAGACAACAGATTTAGCAGGTGTTTTTGGGCAGATTCCGTGTCAAGGAGGGCAAACATTGTCTTTGGCGATGTAGTGGTGTTTGATACAACATATAACACCAACAAATATGGGCTGATTTTTGCACCTTTTGTAGGTGTTAATCATCACAGTCAGACCATCCTCTTTGGCTGTGGATTTCTGAGTGACGAAAGAACAGAATCTTTTGTTTGGTTGCTAGGTAAGTTTCTAGAAGCAATGCCTAGTGGTGCACCAAAATTGATCATCACTGATCAGGATCCTGCCATGACCAAAGCCATAGCCCAAGTTTTTCCCCAAACAGTGCATCGATATTGTCTGTGGCACATTTTAAACAAATTTCCCGACAAATTGAGTCCTGTGATTTTCCGGGATCATTACCAAAGCATTAGAAATGTCATTGTACATTCAACAACAAGTGATGAATTTGAGGAGTCATGGAAAGTGGTTATGGAGTCTGCTGGCTTGGTCCAAGATGATTGGctgattttgatgtttgatttgaGACATAGGTGGGTGCCAACTTATTTCCTAAATGTATTCTCTGCAGGGATTTCAAGCAGTCAAAGATCAGAGAGTTCCCATGCCTTTTTCAAACGTTACATCTCTAACAAGAATGCATTGATGGATTTTATTGTTCGTTTTAATAAGGCACTTCGGAACCAGCGACACAATGAGTTAGTCGCAGATCATATTGATATGAATGAGCGCCCAAAAGTAATGTCAAATTGGCCAATGGAAACTCAAATGGTGAAAGTTTATACCAAAACGAAATGGTTGGAGTTTCAAAAAGAAGTAGGTGAGAGTCATCACTATTATGTGGAACAAGCATGTACTGAAATCGAGTTTTGGGTTTATCATGTAATGAATTTTCAAGCTTCTTCTTCATCGAAACCAAGGGTGCTTAAACATGACGTGCAGAGAAATGATGTATATTGTAGTTGCATGAAATTTCAGTTTGACGGCATTCCATGCAGGCATATGCTAGCATTTTTTCGTGTCAACCAGGTTTTCCACTTGCCTGATAAGTATATTTTGAAACGGTGGACCCAAGGCGCAAAAGTAGGAGCATTATTATCTCTGTCTGAGCTAAATGCAATAGATGATCCAGAGAGGTGTTTGATGTCAAGACATTGGAATTTATCTTTTAGATCTTCTGCTTTAGTGGATGCAGCATCTATGACTGAAGAGGGAACAAAATTCTTGCATGAACAATTTGATCATATTGACTGCAAaatgaaggagttgaatattTTCATACCATCAAGAAATGCAAGTGAAAACAGGAGATCCATGGATAAGGCCATTGCTATCATTGATCCTTGTGTAATAAGAACAAAGGGATGTGGGAAGAGATTGAAGTCATCAAAGGAGAAGGCAACCTCGAAGGGTAGACAGTGTCGTGGATGTGGACGTCGTGGTGTGTCGCATGACAAACGCAATTGCCCAAATTTGCTAGACAAGTATTACTTGattaattttgtttatttgtaCTTCTAAAGCTATAAATTCCATTaatcatatttttttcatttatggtTTACTAGGTCAAGCGCAAACAATGATAACGAAGATGACAGTTCAGATGAAGAAGATTTTTGATCAGAATCCAAGGTAACGGCTGTTAATATTAACGTTGTGTCTGGTAATATTAACGTTTTAGTCATACACTTCGTTTGATATGTTTGTCTCAGTTATATTGTACTACTGCCTACTATAGCCAATTTTAGATTAACAAGCTAGATATCTAGTTCTCTTTTTACCATCCAAATTTGGATGATAGCATGTTGAATGCGAAGTTCAGTACATATATCTTTCTTGTTTTTGAGGAATGCGAAGTTCAATATTTATTGGATGAAAACCGACAAAACATGACTTTCAGTTGGATGAAAACCGACAAAACCGACAATATCATTAAAGTTATTATGTGATAATTAAGCAAATTTTGGTCGGATACAGTTGGGAATGCTATTAGCTACTTACCATCTTTGAGTAGATACAGTTTCGAATTTGGTGTTGGCTGGTTTTAATTAACTCACTATACGCATGCAGAATGCCGTCGAGTACAAGATCAGGGTTCGGCAGCAGGCCCAGCAGTATCCACCTCTTATTTAACAAGTACATACAAATTTTCGGTTTTCGGTGTCCGCTGAAGCTTCAACAAAGTTGTTTCTCGTGAGTGTTCTTGAATCTACTGTGTCCGACCATCAGTTGTGAAGGAAAAGTGTAGCAACAAGTTGGGTTTGAGTATTTGGATTGGATAGTATCAGTAACACATTCCCATATATGCTCGAATTCGACATTTTGTGGCGTCCCCTGTTTGTTGTAAGCTTGTTAAATGTTTCCCAAATTGAAGAAGGTGTTTCTTTTTTCACCTCCTATCCTAAATTATTGTTGTCTTGAGTTCGAAATTTTCGATCAGAGCTGAAAATATTGATTTACGGTTTTTTGGATGATTTTGGGCTTATTTTccctttgattattttgaacttTATTTCATTAGTACAAATTTGCatatttattgttatttttcgGTGGCTTGAAGTGAAAATGAATGTCATATGCAGTAATAATATGAGAATTGGGCATTTTCTgttatttgtaataaataaatacaaacaaGTCAAATGATCATAATACTTCAAATATTGAATTCACTCGCATTCAAACAACCTCTGCACAAAGTAATAGAAATGacattaaaaaatataagtAGGTGGCAGCCAATTGGCCAAACCACCCAATTTTTCATAGAAATGATACATGATAGGAGAAAATAAGAGGCCAagaacaaaaaccaaaaaaattaacTCAAGCGCACATAAACCAAACAAGAGATAAATAGCATTGACCATctctcaaattaattaatagataGTAGAACAGGGGAATAATTCAGTCATACAATGCCATAAAATTTTAGGAAATGCATCAATTTTGCCAACATAACAAGTTATATAGTAAAATTCAAActaggaaacaacttagaataATATTTCTAATTATCTTTGCTAATTCTTAGTGATTCCAAATTCACTTCTACCATAGCGACAATCCTCTTAATTTCATCTAGGTTCTGTTGTATTTCCTCCAACTTAGTCATATTCACTTCAGTCCTTGCAGTAAAAGTTGAGTGTGAACTTTGGTTTCCTGTAGTCCGGAAGGATGCTTGAGTCCCTGAACTTGAAGATGCATGTGAACTTTGGTTCACTGTAGTCCGAAACGGTCCTCCGGTCCTTGAAATCGGAATTGCATGTGAACTTTGGTTCCCTGTAAACGGTGCTCCGGTCCTTGAACTCGGAATTGCATGTGAATTTTGGTTCCCTGTAGTCCGGAACGGTGCTCCAGTCCTTGAACTCGGATTTTCATGTGAACTTTGGTTTCTTGTATTCCGGAATGTAGTCGATGCAGATTTTCTCACCATATATGCATGATAAACTTTTTCTGCCTCCTCTCTACTTTCGAAGGAATCGTGAATAGCATAGTTATATCCAATAACTTGGTCGCTTGCTTCTGCCCATGTGTCATAAAGAACTGGCTCATGTCCAACGAATACAACATATGTTCTTCCCTgaaatgaaaaattaataaacaattTTATAATCTTCAATTTTGACTGGGAACAAATGAAAACAATTCGAAAAAGTTGCTACCAACAACTGAAGTACTAAAAACAAAATACCTTGGATGATAACTAAGGAAGAGAAATAGAACCCAAATTGTCATGTGTTAGATGAAAGAAGATATGAGAATAATTCATAGGCACAATAGAAAATTATGCATTctgtaaccaataaaagttgcTACAAACAACTGAAGTTTTAGAGAGATATTACACTTGAGATAAATATTTTGGTTGCTAGGAAAAAGCGGCCTTGCCATGTTTGTGACAGCTTAAAATGTAAATTCTGATGCCATAGATGTAGTCCGTCAAATAAGGGTTCAAATCAACAGAATTATAATGCTTAAAATGTTACGAATCAGAATCCTTTAATTCAGAGATACATTGTTtcttatccaaaaaaaaaaagtagagcTTTTAATTGATATAAGCGAGATGTTTACTTCACATCTGAATTCAGTGTAGTAATATCAGTAGAATGAAGCGAAAAAACTTTCCTCGATTGGAACACATTTACACCAAAAGCCATACTTGCTCCCTAGTCCCCccaaaattaattattcaaaCAAGTGACAATATCAAACGAAATATAAGTAATTGTAATTTGGGCACACTGAACAAAAAaggaagagaaaaaaaattacagCGTAGTGCAGATGAAAGAAAGTAGTCAACTGACCAACACAGGAAGAatgacaaaaataattttttgcacCATTTAGGCATCCTGTGTGTACGGTAAGAGTAAGACACCCCAAAAAGATACTTAGACATTCTAAAGAGGTATGGAACTTACAAGACACCCTACAGAACAGAAATATAACTAATCTTACAACCAAATACCATTAGCTTGTTCGACGGCGGAGAACATGGGCAAATAGACAAAAGCACAACACTTGAAGGGTTCTGAAAATCGCAAACAAACTAAACgtgagaagaaaaaaaaaggctTTATATATAATCGCCTATGTTAGAGGAAGAAGAACCTTCGCGTGGGCTGAGATTTGGTCAGACAACGGCGGAGTTTTTTTGCATCGGGTCTTCAATTTGTTGAAGAAAGCTGTAGAAGAAAATAATGTGGCTACAATTGGGGATCTGAGAAGAAGGTTTTTggagattaaaaaaattaattcccaGCTCACCCACGTGACattttaaacaaaacaaaaaaaagaagATGAGTTGGGCGCCACATGGGCAGGCGCCCAAGTTTCACTTGCACCCAAGGGGTGCAGTGGaacgtttatatatatatatatatatatatatatatatatatatatatatatatatatatacccatACACACATAACCTATATACATTTACACGCGTGAAGAatgaaaaggaaagaaaagagaaaacccaaaccctagccccaaCCCGTCTCCCCTTCGATCCAGGTCAGATCCGGCGCCCTAGCCGTCGATCGATCGCCGGAAACAGGTCGTCCTACTTCCTTTCTGCTAGCGTCTTGCTCATGGATTTGGAGCCCAGGACCATGGACAGCGTCAGATCTGGTACGTACGAGCAGATTTTCAAACCTAATAACTTCGTTTTCGTACAGTCTGGGACAGGGAACAATTGGGCGAAGGGTCATTATACCGAGGGAGCTGAGTTGATCGATTCGGTGCTCGATGTGGTGAGGAAAGAGGCGGAGAATTGTGATTGTTtaccaaatattttttaatttgtgaTGCTTTTGTTTTTGAAATGCCATTTTCGCCTGAGCTTTGTGGAGTTTTTTCGTTCTTTTAGGTAATTTTTCATCAGTATGCACGTACACTGAATTTTTGATTGTTTTTGTTGGGGTTAAGTGTGATTTGTAGATCTCTAGTTTTATTAGTGCATTTTTTTTCACCTTCCATTAGATGCGTTTAGTTACAATTCTTCAAGGCATTGTTTTGAGTGATTATTGGTCTGTCTGAGTGTAATTTTAGTCGATCTGGTGATAGAAGTGCAGTGTTGTGGTTGTCACGTTATTTTTAAAGTGAACTAAATTTGTGATAGTGTACGTGTGTGAAAATTGTGATGATCCACTCGTGGATGATCTCACAATCCAAAATCAGTGCATATAGTTTTCATGTCcgaatttattaatatatatatatatattagaggaGGAAAAAAGAAATACTGATCATTGAAACTCTTTTTGctttttttaagtttttctttttgtttattttttagtgGCAGAGAAAAAGACTTTATAGTAAATCAGGGGCACTCAAATCCTTTAGGCCACTCTAATGAGGAAATATCCAATCCATGTTAAGCATGAACAGGTATGCCACGAAACTGGGAACAAAGTAGACATTGGATATTGTTATCTAAGAAactattttatgattttgtggATGTGATTTGGCATTTTATAGAATTTTGATAATAAACACGAGTGAGAAAGTCAttggtatttttattttctttcctgTAGGATGAAAGCTCGTGAAGGTCTTTTAAAGTGCAAGGAGCTTGGCTTGTCAAAGACGGAGATAAAGAAGCTTCTACCTATTGTAGATGCTAGCTCGTCAGATTCAGGTTGTATATTTGCCAAAATATTTTCTTCCCACATTTGCTTCTAAAAATAGCTTTTAATGTGTTCATCTcgcaattaataattttttcacAATTCACTGAACTGAAGTGCATGTGTCATACTGCTAATATTTTGGTTCGATCTGGTAGAAGTCTCCCTGAAGCTATAATGATGATGATTCCTGAAGCTTGGCAGAATGATAAGAACATGAATCCTCATCGGAAGTCCTTTTACGAATATTTCTCCGCTCTTATGGAACCATGGGATGGCCCTGCTCTTATATCATGTATGTTTGCAGTAGCTCTACTGAATAATTCCGGTAACTTGAAGGTATGCATAATTTGGTGGGCAGTAGCTAGGCAAGATGTTGATCAAGTAGCATGAAAATGAGAGGTTAATTGGTGGTTAATTAAGATATGGATATATAAAATGTGAAATGGACAGAAATGTGTGGGCTTAACATGATGCCTTGATTTCTTGTATGTTGACTGGAGACATGAATATTGAGTACTGGAACTACACGTGCACTACTGCTCTTTTTCGAGGCAAACTAACTCCCTAGCTAAATCTTTCATCCACCATATCCCAAACCCCATGCCACCTGCAACTAGCACCCAATCTACACTTCTTCATAATTACTACTTTCATTACCACCCacgtcataaatatatatatttaacattcaACTAATGATCTCAGATTATGCTGTTTGGATGCCGAAATTAAGTGTTTGATGATATtaatggttgtgtgatttattCAACAGTTTGGTAAAACTTAAGAAGCACAATGTAGGCTTATTGGATTTGAAGGTTTCAATACGTATTACATTGAAGCTAAAAATTGGGTACTTTCTCTCGCAGCGTTGGTCTTTCGACAGCTCCTGTGTTGGGTACTTTCTGGTTCCAAACTCTCCCTTCTTCTTGGTTCTCCAGAAAGTTCTTTCTCTTTTTTCATTGCTTGTGAGTATCTAATTACGAAAAGCAAATAATGATTCAAATGAGATCAAGGCCAACGTTCTGATACAAACCCGGGCAAATGAATGGAAATATAAAAACCTTTGATTTTACACTCACAAAGGTTTTTCAGATTGCTTGTAAACTTGGTATGTTAGTTGTACGTGTCTGATctatttgttgttatttttggGACTTTGTTATTAACCATTTGGCTATTTCTATACGGTGGATTTGTACATAATATTTCATTTGGAATCATTAGTAAGAAAAAATGGGTGAGAGACATCAAGTGATTCTTTGTGCTTCATGCAAATGAGTCATACCTGCACACCATTCATAAAACCAGGAAATTTTTCTTTTCCTCTCATGTCTCTTATATCCCTCAAATATCTAGAGCAGGCGATAGGCAAAAAGTTGGCAAAAGATAGCTACAAAAAATGGGTCACATCGTCATTGTTGTCGCAGGCAAGCCTGGGATTGTAGGCTCTCCATGTTCAAGTTAGAGCACCCTGAGTCCAGAGATACCCCAAGTGCTAGAAAATCGAAGAGGATCATGCCTCCATGGCAAAGTGCAGACTCCAGCTGAACTACATGCCTAGAAAGCACGGCAGCCCAGGTGCAACCTTTTGTgtcctaaattttttttaacacacaaaAATTAGGGGTATTATATTTGAGGAAAATATCCACAGTTTACACATTCTGCAAATTCATCGCTGGAgtgaaaaaaatcattttttcatgtacaaaaaaaaaacatcctcCTTATCCTATGATGTAATTGTGTATTGAAGgaataacaatatatatatttgtgccTGAAAAAGAAACAATTTGACAGTGTTTCTCTTTaaataacaacaacaatgatAAATCCAGTTTGATATTTTTATCTATCTATATTAAGAGATATATATTAACCGATTTTTCTGCTTCTGGCCATGGTTTCAGGGACGTCCGCATGAAAGCCGCAGTACGCCATTACGCTTCGTGCCAGGTACGTACATTTCTTTTAACATATTTTAGTAAATGCCACTAACTTTCTTGCTCGTAGTTgttcatgaatttatttatttctcgtaaattaaaaaaaacatgattCGACCAAttatatatcataaaaatatatagttaACATTTTGATTATGCTAACTTTGTTAACACTTTTGATGCCAAAATATCTGAATCGGTATGATTATTAAGAATGATGTAACCAAAATTCAACGAAGTCTAATTAACGATACGAGAAGAGAATTAAACAACCCCAAAGCCTAGTAAATGTCATAGTAGCCAGTAGGGAAGAGAAACAAAGCATGGGCTCTCCATCCTCCAAAAAATAGCTTTTCATCCTGTTTGTTTATGCTTTACAAGAATGGGTATGTACAATTATTTGTGCAAGGGTGCATGTGTGAATGACATCGAGGTAAAATATATTGTTTCACGCTGAATTTTCTTTTAACACTCTAATTGCAGTCTTATATTTGCAATCACGAAGAAGAAAAGGAAGGCATTGAAATTCGATTGAAATTTGAATCTCAGCCGAGATAAAATAATATGTCACCACTTGTGGCATGAAATAACAATCAGCAGAAGAATATAATTTAAGAAAGTGTATATGAAAGATGCAAATCTGAAGAGGAGAAGAAACTTAGACGTCGGATTTCTATCAAAAGTGTTTATTCTCAGCATTACTGTGTTTCGAGTCTCCACCATCATCATCATGTTGCTGTCGTGAATG
Coding sequences within:
- the LOC140871967 gene encoding protein FAR1-RELATED SEQUENCE 5-like, which produces MISTFVENHNHPLATPSKVHLLRSHRSVSVSKKALSQQFAEANISTCQQMRIFEIDHGGTENVGCTERDLRNYQRSLREEHMGMDAETFVDFLQSEKEKCSTFFFDYETDSDNRFSRCFWADSVSRRANIVFGDVVVFDTTYNTNKYGLIFAPFVGVNHHSQTILFGCGFLSDERTESFVWLLGKFLEAMPSGAPKLIITDQDPAMTKAIAQVFPQTVHRYCLWHILNKFPDKLSPVIFRDHYQSIRNVIVHSTTSDEFEESWKVVMESAGLVQDDWLILMFDLRHRWVPTYFLNVFSAGISSSQRSESSHAFFKRYISNKNALMDFIVRFNKALRNQRHNELVADHIDMNERPKVMSNWPMETQMVKVYTKTKWLEFQKEVGESHHYYVEQACTEIEFWVYHVMNFQASSSSKPRVLKHDVQRNDVYCSCMKFQFDGIPCRHMLAFFRVNQVFHLPDKYILKRWTQGAKVGALLSLSELNAIDDPERCLMSRHWNLSFRSSALVDAASMTEEGTKFLHEQFDHIDCKMKELNIFIPSRNASENRRSMDKAIAIIDPCVIRTKGCGKRLKSSKEKATSKGRQCRGCGRRGVSHDKRNCPNLLDKSSANNDNEDDSSDEEDF